The following coding sequences lie in one Synechococcus sp. CC9902 genomic window:
- a CDS encoding undecaprenyl-diphosphate phosphatase: MIDTTAPLSLLEALVLGIVQGLTEFLPISSTAHLRVVPALLGWDDPGVSVTAAIQLGSVAAVIAYFRRDLTQVLTGISRAVRHGQWRDPDARLGVAMVIGTLPILVLGLGIKFFWHAGYASSPLRSVPSIAIVSIVMALFLAMAECMGPRLKQLGGVTGRDGFVVGLAQALAVIPGVSRSGSTLTASLFDGWNRADAARFSFLLGIPAISIAGLVELKSALSTSAGAGPLPLLVGIFSAAVVSWLAIDWLLRFLQRNSTWIFVGYRLVFGAGLLVWWAFKSAN, from the coding sequence ATGATCGATACCACAGCTCCTCTGAGTCTTCTGGAGGCGTTGGTGCTCGGAATCGTCCAAGGACTCACCGAGTTTCTTCCCATTAGCAGTACTGCTCACCTCAGGGTTGTTCCCGCGTTGCTTGGTTGGGACGACCCTGGAGTGTCCGTTACGGCTGCCATCCAGTTGGGGAGCGTCGCGGCAGTCATTGCGTATTTTCGTCGAGATCTCACTCAGGTCCTCACGGGTATCAGCCGTGCTGTGCGTCATGGACAGTGGCGTGACCCCGATGCACGTTTGGGAGTTGCCATGGTGATTGGAACCTTGCCCATTTTGGTTCTGGGGCTTGGCATCAAGTTTTTTTGGCATGCGGGCTATGCCAGCTCGCCACTGCGCAGTGTTCCGTCCATTGCCATCGTTTCAATTGTGATGGCCCTATTTCTTGCAATGGCTGAATGCATGGGGCCGCGGCTTAAACAGCTTGGGGGTGTCACCGGACGTGATGGCTTTGTGGTGGGTTTGGCCCAAGCATTAGCTGTGATTCCAGGTGTCTCCCGATCAGGAAGCACCCTTACAGCGTCGTTATTTGATGGCTGGAACCGGGCGGATGCCGCCCGTTTTTCTTTTCTGCTGGGGATCCCTGCCATTTCCATTGCTGGTTTGGTGGAGCTGAAGAGTGCTTTGAGCACAAGCGCAGGGGCTGGGCCATTGCCTCTCCTTGTGGGGATTTTTTCCGCTGCAGTGGTGTCTTGGTTGGCCATTGATTGGCTGTTGCGTTTTCTTCAACGCAACAGCACCTGGATTTTTGTGGGATATCGATTGGTGTTCGGTGCAGGACTTTTGGTCTGGTGGGCATTTAAAAGCGCAAACTGA
- a CDS encoding TIGR03279 family radical SAM protein, with translation MWNEPSTGVAIAALDPKTSARQPQPAVVATVEPGSIGEELGFEPGDQLLSINGVRPRDLIDYRYLCVEEELSLQVLDTAGELHCVDLEKDADDGLGLAFTEALFDGLRQCNNNCPFCFIDQQPPGHRDSLYLKDDDFRLSFLYGSYLTLTNLTDVDWQRIEDQRLSPLFVSVHATEPELRSRLLVNQRAGLLMDQLAWFDQRDLQIHAQVVVCPGLNDGAALERTLSDLARFAIGEWPAVLSAAVVPVGLTRFRPEQDGLIPVDSRCARTVIAQVEQIQSEFQSQLGSRFAWLSDEWYLMAGLPLPPRADYEDFPQQENGVGSIRAFLESLDEASTELPKAVDRPRHCSWVVGSIVESALQSVTQRLNAVEGVSLQLFGLPSPYWGQDQVVTGLLTGQDLLDGLNGQDLGDELLLPSVMLRQGQPVFLDDMTLETVQSQIPVPIRVVHGAADIVASVLSANEKTP, from the coding sequence GTGTGGAATGAGCCATCCACTGGAGTGGCGATTGCTGCTCTGGATCCCAAGACTTCGGCACGGCAACCACAGCCCGCAGTGGTGGCGACCGTTGAACCTGGCTCCATTGGCGAGGAGCTGGGTTTTGAACCCGGTGATCAACTCCTCAGCATTAATGGGGTTCGTCCCAGGGACTTAATTGACTATCGCTATCTCTGTGTTGAAGAAGAACTCAGCCTTCAAGTCCTCGACACCGCTGGTGAATTGCACTGCGTAGACCTTGAAAAAGACGCGGATGACGGCCTTGGTTTGGCCTTCACTGAAGCGTTATTTGATGGGCTGCGTCAGTGCAATAACAACTGCCCGTTTTGTTTTATTGATCAGCAGCCCCCCGGGCATCGCGACAGTCTTTATTTGAAAGATGACGATTTCCGCCTCAGCTTTCTGTATGGCTCCTACCTCACCCTGACCAATCTCACGGATGTGGATTGGCAGCGGATTGAAGACCAGCGTCTATCACCGCTCTTTGTGTCTGTTCATGCCACCGAGCCTGAGCTTCGCTCACGGTTGCTTGTGAACCAGCGCGCTGGATTGTTGATGGATCAACTCGCTTGGTTTGATCAACGTGACCTTCAAATTCATGCCCAGGTTGTTGTTTGTCCTGGGCTGAATGATGGAGCCGCCTTGGAACGGACTCTCTCCGATTTGGCACGCTTTGCAATCGGAGAGTGGCCAGCGGTTTTGTCTGCGGCTGTGGTGCCGGTGGGATTGACCCGCTTTCGCCCCGAGCAGGATGGGTTGATCCCCGTCGATAGCCGGTGTGCTCGCACGGTGATTGCTCAGGTGGAACAGATCCAGTCTGAGTTTCAAAGCCAGCTTGGATCACGTTTTGCCTGGTTGTCGGATGAGTGGTACCTGATGGCCGGACTCCCCCTACCGCCCCGCGCTGATTACGAGGACTTTCCGCAGCAGGAGAATGGTGTTGGCAGCATTCGCGCCTTTTTGGAGTCGCTTGATGAGGCGTCGACCGAACTGCCCAAAGCCGTCGACCGTCCCAGGCATTGCAGCTGGGTGGTGGGAAGCATCGTGGAGAGCGCCTTGCAATCGGTTACCCAGCGGTTGAATGCTGTGGAGGGTGTGAGCCTGCAGCTGTTTGGCTTGCCAAGTCCGTATTGGGGGCAAGATCAAGTGGTGACGGGCTTACTTACGGGTCAAGACCTTCTGGATGGCTTGAACGGTCAAGATTTGGGAGATGAGCTGTTGCTTCCCTCCGTGATGTTGCGTCAGGGCCAGCCCGTGTTCCTGGATGACATGACGCTTGAGACTGTGCAGTCTCAGATTCCTGTTCCAATTCGAGTCGTGCATGGGGCGGCTGACATCGTGGCCTCGGTCTTGAGTGCGAACGAAAAAACTCCTTAA
- a CDS encoding TolC family protein: MATGASPVLGQASSSKDSTSALTDQSTLPTAPQLKGGRPRLNDDAVAPAATELTPSLQPLKAPPSLALPNQKQQVSIHELRPLTLEDALLLAEVNSPVLKAAASQVEQAKSSLRAAISSWYPTVDLSASGLPEYFKSYSFQNPDFVPDRLVQKNTGEINPLTGAPLTRNETRDGYNERYGREWRVNASLQVSWDIINPRRVPQIAAARDQYEQARDSYAIALRDLRLNTSTDYFNLQEADEGVRIGQASVRASLVSLRDARARFNAGVNTKLEVLEAETQLARDRNILTSKLGDQDTSRRLLASKLDLPQDVTPTAATPARPLGSWQPSLQESIVAAFNFREELDSLLLSISINNSEANASLAAVQPVLSFVNTSSTSRREGQSGKTSLGDIDMDDYVWSVQNSTSLRATWRLFDGGRARAEYRRSKQAAEESSYRFARARDSIRLEVEQSFFGLRTAVQNIQTTGSEVLSARESLRLSQLRVQAGVSTQREVVNNQRDLTNAELRYAGAIRDYNTSLAQLRRRTGLDALVSCSNPVLPSSKTVETQTSIPIEPTPLKSVCPAMAISTASTDRAESVRSLW, encoded by the coding sequence ATGGCAACCGGAGCTTCACCGGTGTTGGGACAGGCCAGCTCATCAAAAGACTCCACTTCTGCGTTAACTGATCAATCCACGTTGCCGACAGCACCTCAGCTGAAGGGTGGGCGACCCAGGCTCAACGATGACGCTGTAGCTCCTGCGGCTACTGAATTAACACCGTCTCTTCAGCCGTTGAAGGCCCCCCCAAGCCTGGCGCTGCCGAATCAAAAACAGCAAGTCAGCATTCATGAACTTCGCCCTCTCACCCTTGAGGATGCGTTGCTTCTGGCAGAGGTAAATAGTCCGGTCTTGAAAGCTGCGGCGAGTCAGGTCGAACAAGCCAAATCGTCTTTGCGTGCAGCAATTTCATCCTGGTATCCCACGGTTGACCTTTCAGCGAGCGGTCTACCTGAATATTTCAAGTCTTACTCCTTCCAAAACCCTGATTTCGTTCCGGATCGGCTGGTGCAGAAGAACACCGGTGAAATCAATCCCTTAACCGGTGCACCCCTCACTCGTAACGAGACGCGCGATGGATACAACGAACGGTATGGCCGGGAATGGCGTGTCAACGCCAGTCTCCAGGTGAGTTGGGACATTATTAATCCAAGGCGTGTTCCGCAGATCGCTGCTGCCCGAGATCAGTACGAGCAGGCTCGTGATTCGTATGCGATTGCTCTGCGCGATCTACGGCTGAATACGTCCACTGATTACTTCAATCTTCAAGAAGCAGACGAGGGCGTTCGGATTGGCCAAGCATCGGTTCGTGCTTCGTTGGTGAGCTTGAGAGATGCCCGTGCTCGTTTTAATGCCGGTGTGAATACCAAGCTTGAAGTTCTTGAAGCCGAAACTCAGTTAGCGAGAGACCGCAACATCCTCACTTCAAAATTGGGAGATCAGGACACGTCGCGTCGTCTTCTGGCGTCGAAGTTGGATTTACCCCAAGACGTCACTCCCACTGCAGCAACACCCGCCAGACCACTTGGTAGCTGGCAACCCTCGTTGCAAGAAAGCATTGTTGCCGCCTTCAACTTCAGAGAAGAGCTCGACAGTTTGTTATTGAGCATTTCGATCAATAACAGTGAAGCCAATGCATCTCTTGCAGCTGTTCAGCCGGTTCTCAGCTTCGTCAACACCAGTAGTACCAGCCGACGTGAGGGACAGAGTGGGAAGACCTCGCTGGGGGATATCGACATGGATGACTACGTATGGAGTGTTCAGAATTCCACCTCTTTAAGGGCAACCTGGCGGTTGTTTGATGGAGGGAGGGCTCGCGCTGAGTATCGCCGCTCCAAGCAAGCTGCTGAGGAGAGTTCTTATCGCTTTGCCCGAGCGCGTGATTCCATCCGCCTTGAGGTGGAGCAAAGCTTCTTTGGGCTTCGAACAGCTGTCCAAAACATTCAAACCACTGGGAGCGAAGTTCTCTCGGCTCGAGAATCTCTTCGTTTGTCCCAGCTTCGTGTTCAAGCCGGTGTGAGTACCCAAAGGGAAGTGGTGAACAACCAGAGGGATCTCACTAATGCTGAGTTGCGTTACGCCGGTGCGATTCGCGACTACAACACCAGCCTTGCTCAATTGCGTCGTCGTACCGGCTTAGATGCATTGGTGTCCTGCAGCAATCCTGTGTTGCCATCCTCCAAAACTGTCGAAACGCAAACGTCGATTCCGATTGAGCCCACTCCGTTGAAGTCGGTTTGTCCGGCGATGGCCATCTCCACCGCATCCACCGATCGCGCTGAATCAGTTCGGTCGTTGTGGTGA